The Candidatus Sysuiplasma acidicola genome includes a window with the following:
- the serB gene encoding phosphoserine phosphatase SerB, whose protein sequence is MKYIAVTILGRDTEGILARAIDSVLRGGSRIVDIQQSVVHGILSLFILTEGESAAVPFKERMIGALSGFDLSVDVHETEEYVTDSFSEKYVITMIGRPSGEMLRIFAVTAASLGINNIRINMLSRGDLSAMQFVVDLDGCPPEKARKGIEQAMSGLEVDIVFEQESTFRMGKKLIVFDMDSTLVSNETIDELAEIAGIGEDVSRITARAMNGEIDYIQSIRERVRLLRGMTSSVLEEMKSSLTLNPGARELISSLRSMKYRIALVSGGFTEFTEKMKEELGLDYAFGNRLEVKDGRLTGNLEEPILDARGKQRVIEEIMMAEGISSKEVVVVGDGANDTIMVKNAGLGIAFRGKDVLRKVADGSLSRSDLRSILYCLGHYGN, encoded by the coding sequence TTGAAATATATCGCAGTTACAATACTCGGGAGAGATACGGAAGGCATTCTGGCTCGTGCCATCGATTCCGTTTTGCGCGGCGGTTCACGCATAGTCGACATACAGCAGAGCGTCGTGCATGGTATACTCAGTCTGTTCATACTCACGGAAGGCGAGTCGGCCGCCGTTCCGTTCAAAGAGAGGATGATCGGCGCTCTTTCCGGCTTTGACCTCTCCGTTGACGTTCATGAAACAGAAGAATACGTTACAGACTCGTTCTCGGAAAAGTATGTTATAACGATGATAGGCAGGCCATCGGGCGAAATGCTCAGAATATTCGCGGTGACTGCCGCTTCACTGGGTATCAACAACATCAGGATCAATATGCTCAGCAGGGGGGACCTCTCTGCCATGCAGTTCGTGGTGGATCTGGACGGATGCCCGCCGGAAAAAGCAAGGAAGGGCATTGAGCAGGCTATGTCCGGACTGGAAGTGGATATTGTTTTTGAGCAGGAGTCGACATTCAGGATGGGCAAAAAACTCATAGTTTTCGACATGGACTCCACTCTGGTAAGCAACGAAACCATTGATGAGCTGGCGGAAATTGCGGGCATAGGGGAAGACGTGAGCAGGATAACCGCGAGAGCAATGAACGGGGAGATAGACTACATACAGTCCATACGGGAACGGGTCAGACTCCTCAGGGGAATGACCTCATCTGTGCTGGAGGAGATGAAATCCTCCCTCACGCTGAACCCTGGAGCACGTGAGTTGATTTCGTCCCTCCGCTCGATGAAATACCGCATCGCTCTGGTCAGCGGCGGTTTCACGGAATTCACGGAGAAGATGAAAGAGGAGCTTGGCCTTGATTACGCATTCGGGAACAGGCTGGAGGTGAAGGATGGCCGTCTCACCGGAAATCTGGAGGAACCAATACTTGACGCCAGAGGGAAACAGCGTGTTATCGAGGAAATAATGATGGCCGAGGGCATCTCTTCGAAAGAGGTTGTTGTCGTAGGTGACGGTGCAAACGACACAATCATGGTCAAGAATGCGGGCCTCGGCATTGCCTTCAGGGGAAAGGATGTGCTCAGGAAGGTGGCAGACGGCTCGCTCTCCAGGAGCGATCTGCGATCTATACTCTACTGTCTCGGGCATTACGGCAACTGA
- a CDS encoding ATPase, which produces MVATVTTVDALLAIAASISIAGGLIGTGMAQQGIGAAGMGIIAEKPEKFGQVLFFFVIPETLWILGFVLGLILLLHIL; this is translated from the coding sequence ATGGTAGCAACCGTAACCACAGTGGATGCTCTTCTCGCAATAGCCGCATCGATTTCCATTGCAGGCGGTCTGATAGGCACAGGAATGGCACAGCAGGGAATAGGTGCTGCGGGAATGGGAATTATCGCGGAGAAACCGGAGAAGTTCGGGCAGGTACTGTTTTTCTTTGTTATACCTGAAACTCTCTGGATACTCGGATTTGTGCTTGGTCTGATTCTGCTGTTACACATACTGTGA
- a CDS encoding V-type ATPase subunit → MDSTYSGSYGRIKAARMEFLSDGFIANLREMDIEAITRALSATAYKEDIDALYSRYSNPELLDMAINRRLVRRNRIALFAPPPNASDMLKAYLSKWDVRNIKSIITSIYVGYSLRQSEAFLVSFRDVPVGAFAGNMTADDFNILLGQSGMDALVETLSRYGYGQVLMQEMEKYRKEGDVAPMLHALDRFYYKRLFASLRFYLGNEGPLIRYFGEEVDAYNIIVLLTAKQMKVQFERIRESLLPYGTLSMENFQALYGSESVEEMAGKLGDRFGTGDVAARYRESGDLNSFESGMRNHIYDRYAGILSSQSLSIGSVFAFVFRAERERDVLRAIATSKVYGIEPQKIAPLAGGV, encoded by the coding sequence ATGGATTCCACATATTCCGGAAGTTATGGAAGAATAAAGGCAGCAAGAATGGAGTTCCTCAGCGATGGCTTCATCGCAAACCTCCGTGAAATGGATATTGAGGCGATCACAAGGGCACTGTCTGCAACGGCATACAAGGAGGATATTGACGCCCTCTATTCCAGATACAGTAATCCCGAACTGCTTGATATGGCAATCAACAGGAGACTTGTCAGAAGAAACAGAATAGCCCTGTTCGCTCCTCCGCCCAATGCTTCGGATATGCTGAAGGCCTATCTATCCAAGTGGGACGTCAGGAATATAAAATCAATAATAACCTCGATATACGTTGGCTATTCCCTCAGACAATCGGAGGCTTTTCTTGTGAGCTTCAGGGATGTACCTGTCGGAGCCTTTGCAGGCAACATGACGGCGGACGATTTCAACATACTCCTGGGCCAGTCCGGAATGGATGCACTGGTGGAAACCCTTTCGCGATACGGCTATGGTCAGGTTCTCATGCAGGAAATGGAAAAATACCGCAAAGAGGGTGATGTTGCGCCCATGCTGCATGCGCTGGACAGATTCTATTATAAACGGCTGTTCGCGAGTCTGAGATTCTATCTGGGCAACGAAGGACCGCTTATTCGATACTTCGGTGAGGAAGTTGACGCATACAACATCATTGTTCTACTCACGGCAAAACAGATGAAGGTGCAGTTCGAGAGAATAAGGGAATCACTGCTGCCGTACGGAACGCTTTCAATGGAGAACTTCCAGGCGCTCTACGGATCTGAGAGCGTCGAGGAGATGGCCGGCAAACTCGGAGACAGATTCGGCACCGGTGATGTTGCAGCCAGATACAGGGAAAGCGGCGATCTGAATAGTTTTGAATCGGGCATGCGGAACCACATTTATGACAGATATGCAGGCATCCTTTCATCCCAGTCACTGTCCATCGGCTCGGTTTTCGCGTTTGTGTTCAGGGCGGAGAGGGAGAGAGATGTATTGCGTGCTATCGCCACTAGCAAGGTATACGGCATTGAACCGCAGAAGATAGCGCCGCTTGCTGGAGGGGTGTGA
- a CDS encoding V-type ATP synthase subunit F (produces ATP from ADP in the presence of a proton gradient across the membrane; the F subunit is part of the catalytic core of the ATP synthase complex) → MGEVAVIGERELALGFRLLGIVDAFPAEGVQAVEKFRELYDAGKHSFIMLSENVRKYMDSKTVDLVNTSTTPLVVFVPLPGGSEEESIEKFAKRVLGVEIGR, encoded by the coding sequence ATGGGTGAAGTTGCTGTCATCGGTGAGAGGGAGCTGGCCCTGGGGTTCAGACTCCTCGGCATAGTCGATGCTTTTCCTGCGGAGGGCGTCCAGGCTGTGGAAAAGTTCAGGGAACTGTACGACGCGGGAAAGCATTCCTTCATCATGCTGTCCGAAAATGTCAGAAAATACATGGACAGCAAGACAGTCGATCTGGTGAACACATCCACGACTCCGCTTGTAGTATTTGTTCCTCTTCCGGGCGGAAGTGAGGAAGAGTCGATAGAGAAGTTTGCAAAGAGGGTTCTTGGCGTCGAAATAGGCAGGTGA
- a CDS encoding V-type ATP synthase subunit D, which produces MPAQQIKPTRIELIRTNRRIKLAKRGLDLLKMKRNALVMEFFAISRKVRGLRENLRADVGRALESMKMAEVMSGAMEVERVAQMSANSALGVGAKNVMGVRVPELSYRAGASVLSPEYRATSVPAPINDAIRRFETVFSSMIEIAEKENSMRRLLQEIDKTKRRSNAIENMLIPQLSAAAKHIRMRLDEIERDTFTTLKTIKRKMVQRTAAEEGA; this is translated from the coding sequence ATGCCTGCACAGCAGATCAAGCCTACGCGCATTGAGCTTATACGGACAAACAGAAGGATAAAGCTGGCAAAGAGAGGCCTGGATCTGCTGAAGATGAAGAGAAATGCGCTTGTAATGGAATTTTTTGCGATTAGCAGAAAGGTGCGCGGGCTCAGGGAAAACCTCAGAGCGGATGTCGGCAGGGCGCTTGAATCCATGAAGATGGCCGAAGTCATGAGCGGCGCGATGGAAGTGGAGCGCGTGGCACAGATGTCTGCAAATTCGGCACTGGGCGTGGGCGCCAAGAACGTGATGGGCGTCAGGGTTCCGGAACTGAGTTACAGAGCTGGAGCATCGGTTCTGAGCCCGGAATACAGGGCGACGTCTGTCCCGGCACCGATAAATGATGCTATCAGAAGGTTCGAGACTGTCTTCTCATCGATGATAGAGATAGCGGAAAAGGAGAATTCGATGCGCAGGCTGCTGCAGGAAATAGACAAGACAAAGAGGCGGTCCAACGCCATAGAGAATATGCTCATACCTCAGCTGAGCGCGGCTGCCAAACACATAAGGATGAGACTCGATGAGATAGAGAGGGACACATTCACTACGCTGAAGACAATCAAGAGGAAGATGGTCCAGCGCACCGCCGCGGAGGAGGGTGCGTAA
- a CDS encoding DNA-directed DNA polymerase II small subunit — protein sequence MNSSTEEILKLASSRGVLLEPDALKGLSVRMDGFAMLQSYLDSLDSPPLVVTAEMILSATPEDTQAAPPEVPRTVGHISSVPEAPHVIRDITGNSTTTGNVKDFAKYFSDRFHSIKRILLKRKDMAGAIPISKVVHVNRDAKVIGIVNSVHQTKNGHRILEIEDEEERCTVLLLKDKGFDTILKDEVIGIHGRMGRDRKMLVADSLIRPDVPFNRVTEKIATDSKVAVLSDTHVGSRTFLREEWDSLLAWLKSSPEARDINYLIVSGDLADGIGVYPDQEDDLEISDVFEQYQRVSQYFSELPDWVRPILMPGNHDAVRPAEPQPTFQQEIRKMFDSNVTFVGNPSLIELEGRRILSYHGRSFDDVISTIPGLSWEKPIEAMVELLKRRHLAPVYGERTPLAPERKDYLVIDEVPDVFITGHIHSYGLSDYRGVKLVSGSTWQSQTSYQKMKNITPIPAKMPVISLSDLELRVVNFSDFSRAGRRERKAEML from the coding sequence ATGAATTCTTCAACTGAGGAGATACTGAAACTTGCCTCATCCAGGGGCGTCCTGCTTGAGCCTGACGCACTGAAGGGACTGAGTGTAAGAATGGACGGTTTCGCGATGCTCCAGTCATATCTCGATTCCCTTGACAGTCCTCCGCTCGTCGTAACGGCTGAAATGATATTATCCGCCACTCCGGAAGACACGCAGGCGGCGCCACCCGAAGTGCCGAGAACGGTGGGGCACATATCTTCTGTGCCGGAGGCCCCGCACGTCATCAGAGATATAACCGGAAACAGCACGACCACCGGTAATGTCAAAGATTTTGCAAAGTATTTCAGCGATCGATTTCACTCGATCAAGAGGATACTGCTGAAGAGAAAGGACATGGCAGGTGCGATACCAATCTCCAAAGTGGTGCACGTCAACAGAGATGCGAAAGTCATAGGCATAGTCAATTCAGTGCATCAGACAAAGAACGGCCACAGAATACTGGAGATAGAGGACGAGGAGGAGCGGTGCACTGTTCTGCTGCTGAAGGACAAGGGATTTGACACAATCCTGAAGGATGAAGTCATAGGCATACACGGCAGGATGGGCAGGGACAGAAAGATGCTGGTGGCCGACTCGCTGATCAGGCCAGATGTGCCGTTCAACAGGGTAACGGAGAAGATAGCCACGGATTCCAAAGTGGCCGTGCTCTCCGACACACACGTGGGAAGCAGGACATTCCTGAGGGAGGAATGGGACAGCCTGCTCGCCTGGCTCAAGAGCTCTCCTGAGGCGAGAGACATAAATTACCTGATCGTCTCAGGTGATCTTGCAGACGGCATCGGAGTGTATCCGGATCAGGAGGATGATCTGGAGATAAGCGACGTGTTCGAGCAGTATCAGCGCGTGTCGCAGTATTTCTCCGAACTGCCTGATTGGGTCAGGCCGATACTCATGCCCGGAAATCACGATGCAGTGAGACCCGCCGAACCGCAGCCGACATTTCAGCAGGAGATAAGGAAAATGTTCGACTCGAACGTCACATTCGTCGGGAATCCGTCGCTCATTGAGCTGGAGGGAAGGAGAATACTCTCCTACCACGGCAGAAGTTTCGATGATGTCATCAGCACCATCCCCGGACTCTCGTGGGAAAAGCCAATAGAGGCCATGGTTGAGCTGCTGAAGAGAAGGCATCTGGCGCCCGTCTACGGAGAACGGACACCGCTTGCTCCCGAGAGAAAGGATTACCTGGTCATTGACGAGGTGCCGGACGTGTTCATAACGGGACACATACATTCCTACGGCCTTTCCGATTACAGGGGAGTTAAGCTCGTGAGCGGCAGCACCTGGCAGTCGCAGACTTCATACCAGAAGATGAAAAACATTACGCCTATTCCTGCCAAAATGCCCGTAATCAGTCTGTCTGATTTGGAACTGAGAGTCGTTAATTTCAGTGATTTCTCGAGAGCCGGCAGGAGGGAACGGAAGGCCGAAATGCTGTGA
- a CDS encoding V-type ATP synthase subunit A — translation MGKVARVSGPVVIAEDLKDVRMYDVVRVGELGLVGEVIRISGERVTIQVYEDTSGIRPGEKVENVGKPLSVELGPGLLKSIYDGIQRPLDVIREKSGDFIRRGFSASPLDETRKWLYKPLLKKGDKVSTGQVIGEVQETSLITHRIMIPYGVSGTLGENSEGEYTVSDTVTTVKTDKGEVPVRLKQEWPVREARKVMHKLPPNTPLITGQRVIDSLFPVAKGGTVAVPGPFGSGKTVVQHQLSKWSDSDIVVYVGCGERGNEMTEILATFPELLDPKSGKPLMERTVLIANTSNMPVAAREASIYTGITIAEYYRDMGYDVALMADSTSRWAEALREISGRLEEMPGEEGYPAYLGRKVSEFYERSGNSRVVSPDERYGSVTIVGAVSPPGGDISEPVSQNTLRVTRVFWALDSSLASRRHFPSINWLNSYSLYQLELSKWYEKNVAQDWQSVYAESMAILQKEAELQEVVQLVGYDALPEKEKAILDISRMIREDFLQQSAFDEVDSYCSTRKQYGMLKTIIEMSRCQNEAIERGVSMEKLAALEVRGKISRMKEVREADFQQYFEGLLSEIKAQVGAVEA, via the coding sequence ATGGGAAAAGTTGCAAGAGTTTCTGGACCGGTCGTCATCGCGGAGGATCTGAAAGACGTAAGGATGTATGACGTCGTCAGAGTCGGAGAGCTCGGACTCGTGGGCGAAGTGATAAGAATTTCCGGCGAACGTGTTACGATCCAGGTCTACGAGGATACGAGCGGAATACGGCCCGGCGAGAAAGTGGAAAATGTCGGGAAACCACTTTCGGTCGAGCTGGGTCCGGGTCTGCTGAAATCCATTTACGACGGCATACAGAGACCGCTCGATGTCATACGTGAAAAGAGCGGTGATTTCATAAGAAGAGGATTTTCCGCCAGCCCGCTGGACGAGACCAGGAAATGGCTGTACAAGCCTTTGCTGAAGAAAGGAGACAAGGTTTCGACTGGACAGGTAATAGGGGAGGTCCAGGAAACAAGCCTCATAACACACAGGATCATGATTCCATACGGCGTGTCAGGCACCTTGGGCGAAAACAGCGAGGGAGAGTACACAGTTTCTGATACGGTTACCACCGTCAAGACAGACAAAGGAGAGGTGCCGGTCAGACTGAAACAGGAGTGGCCGGTCAGGGAGGCGAGGAAGGTCATGCATAAACTGCCTCCGAACACGCCCCTGATAACCGGCCAGCGGGTCATAGACTCTCTGTTTCCGGTCGCGAAAGGCGGAACGGTTGCGGTTCCCGGGCCGTTCGGCTCGGGCAAGACCGTCGTTCAGCATCAGCTGTCGAAATGGTCCGACAGCGATATCGTGGTCTATGTTGGATGCGGGGAGAGGGGAAATGAGATGACGGAGATACTGGCAACATTTCCCGAGCTGCTTGACCCGAAAAGCGGCAAACCGCTGATGGAGAGAACCGTGCTCATTGCCAATACATCAAATATGCCCGTGGCGGCAAGGGAGGCGAGCATATACACGGGCATAACGATTGCAGAATACTACAGGGACATGGGATACGATGTTGCACTCATGGCAGACAGCACATCCAGATGGGCCGAGGCGCTGCGTGAGATATCCGGCAGGCTGGAAGAGATGCCTGGAGAAGAAGGATACCCGGCGTACCTGGGAAGGAAGGTTTCAGAATTCTATGAACGTTCGGGTAACTCGCGTGTCGTCTCGCCGGACGAACGGTATGGTTCGGTCACAATCGTCGGCGCAGTCTCTCCCCCCGGAGGGGACATTTCAGAACCGGTTTCACAAAACACGCTTCGGGTTACAAGAGTCTTCTGGGCACTCGACTCGTCGCTCGCCTCGAGAAGGCATTTCCCTTCAATAAACTGGCTGAACAGCTATTCGCTTTACCAGCTGGAACTGTCCAAATGGTATGAAAAGAACGTAGCGCAGGACTGGCAGTCCGTCTATGCGGAGTCGATGGCGATACTGCAGAAAGAGGCAGAACTGCAGGAAGTCGTTCAGCTGGTCGGATATGATGCCCTCCCTGAGAAGGAGAAGGCAATACTGGATATTTCGCGGATGATAAGGGAAGATTTCCTGCAGCAGAGCGCGTTTGATGAAGTCGACTCGTACTGCTCCACCAGGAAGCAGTACGGCATGCTGAAAACAATAATCGAGATGTCGCGCTGCCAGAACGAGGCCATCGAGCGCGGCGTTTCCATGGAAAAGCTCGCAGCACTCGAAGTGAGGGGCAAGATTTCCAGGATGAAGGAAGTCAGGGAAGCTGATTTCCAGCAGTACTTTGAAGGACTGCTCAGCGAAATTAAGGCGCAGGTGGGCGCCGTGGAGGCATGA
- a CDS encoding V-type ATP synthase subunit B, with amino-acid sequence MPGVSYKSISQISGPLLFVENVQNAAYNELVEIKSGDGMIRMGQVLDTSAGLAVVQVFGPTAGLDASRTRVKFSGSTARINVSDEMLGRIFNGLGEPTDGGPKIVSKEKIEIVGNAINPYSREEPSEFIETGISTIDGMNTLVRGQKLPIFSGSGMAHNMVAAQIARQAKVLGKGENFAVIFGAMGITSEEANFFISEFRNTGALSRAVLFLNLSSDPSMERIILPKVALTTAEYLAYERGMHILVILTDMTNYCEALREISSAREEVPGRRGYPGYMYTDLSTIYERAGKIRGKNGSITQIPILTMPGDDITHPIPDLTGYITEGQTVLSRDLQRKGIYPAIDVLPSLSRLMNQGIGAKRTREDHRGVADQLYSAYANGKDLRSLSAIVGEEALGANDRLYLKFADEFEKKFVNQGVYEDRTIETTLDLGWELLSTLPENEMKRVKREYIGKYGKWRKD; translated from the coding sequence ATGCCGGGTGTCAGTTACAAGTCGATATCACAGATTTCGGGACCGCTGCTGTTTGTGGAGAATGTGCAGAATGCCGCTTACAACGAACTCGTTGAGATAAAGAGCGGAGACGGCATGATCAGGATGGGACAGGTGCTGGATACCAGCGCCGGACTCGCGGTGGTGCAGGTGTTCGGACCTACAGCAGGACTGGATGCGAGCAGGACGCGCGTGAAGTTTTCGGGCAGCACGGCCAGAATAAACGTGTCGGACGAAATGCTCGGCAGGATATTCAACGGCCTTGGCGAGCCGACGGACGGCGGCCCCAAGATCGTAAGCAAGGAGAAGATCGAAATCGTTGGAAATGCCATCAACCCCTACTCGAGAGAAGAGCCGTCGGAATTCATAGAGACTGGCATCTCGACAATAGACGGTATGAATACGCTGGTGAGAGGACAGAAGCTCCCCATATTCTCCGGCTCAGGCATGGCGCACAACATGGTCGCGGCACAGATAGCCAGACAGGCAAAGGTGCTCGGTAAGGGAGAGAATTTTGCAGTCATATTCGGCGCCATGGGAATAACGAGCGAGGAGGCAAACTTTTTCATAAGCGAGTTCAGAAACACGGGCGCCCTTTCAAGAGCGGTCCTCTTCCTCAACCTCTCCTCCGACCCGTCGATGGAGCGCATCATACTTCCCAAGGTGGCGCTGACGACGGCCGAATACCTTGCGTATGAGAGGGGCATGCACATACTCGTCATATTGACGGACATGACGAACTACTGTGAGGCGCTGCGTGAGATATCCTCTGCCAGGGAGGAGGTGCCCGGCAGAAGGGGGTACCCCGGTTACATGTACACTGATTTGAGCACGATATATGAGCGTGCGGGCAAGATACGCGGCAAGAACGGCTCCATAACACAGATACCGATACTCACGATGCCCGGTGACGACATAACGCACCCCATACCTGATCTTACAGGCTACATAACAGAGGGACAGACGGTTCTGAGCAGGGATCTGCAGAGGAAGGGCATCTACCCCGCAATCGATGTTCTTCCGTCCCTGTCAAGACTAATGAACCAGGGCATTGGGGCAAAGAGGACAAGAGAGGACCACAGGGGCGTGGCAGACCAGCTGTACTCAGCCTATGCAAACGGCAAGGATCTCCGTTCGCTCAGCGCCATCGTCGGCGAGGAGGCACTGGGAGCCAACGACAGACTCTACCTGAAGTTTGCGGACGAGTTCGAAAAGAAGTTTGTGAATCAGGGTGTGTACGAAGACAGGACGATTGAGACTACGCTCGATCTCGGATGGGAGCTGCTCAGCACACTGCCCGAAAACGAGATGAAGAGAGTTAAGCGCGAATACATAGGCAAGTACGGCAAGTGGAGGAAAGACTGA
- a CDS encoding rhodanese-like domain-containing protein: MRTLPLVLTLFALCAMFLAALYNAFGFTAPFIALTSLLVLGLAAALLPYRYYGWPYAEKGTYTDLDSAALYELIGRQKDLRIVDVRSRSEFMRGHIPGAINIPLTRIERNTLFPVPTVFVCSTGHRSRMALRKTRGKELYNLARGYRKWIEAALPVESGKEGSAGTGDAQLP, translated from the coding sequence ATGCGGACGCTGCCGCTGGTACTCACGCTTTTCGCCCTCTGTGCCATGTTTCTTGCCGCACTCTACAACGCATTTGGATTCACTGCCCCGTTCATTGCTCTGACATCTCTCCTTGTTCTGGGCCTGGCAGCAGCACTTCTGCCGTACAGATATTACGGCTGGCCGTATGCAGAAAAGGGGACATATACCGACCTGGACAGTGCAGCACTCTATGAGTTGATCGGGCGTCAGAAAGATCTGAGAATTGTGGATGTTAGATCGAGGTCCGAATTCATGAGAGGGCATATTCCCGGTGCAATTAACATACCGCTCACCAGGATTGAGAGAAATACGCTGTTTCCTGTTCCGACTGTTTTCGTCTGCTCTACAGGACACAGATCAAGGATGGCGCTCAGAAAGACACGCGGAAAGGAACTGTACAACCTTGCCCGCGGATACAGAAAATGGATTGAAGCGGCACTTCCTGTGGAATCCGGAAAAGAGGGGAGCGCGGGAACCGGCGATGCTCAGTTGCCGTAA
- a CDS encoding V-type ATP synthase subunit I: MLLRSEKIIRVRVIGSNGCRKTVISALHDVGVMQLEELSGEAAEMLQKRVTAENVEALNREMLRFRGMEAVLPRRRVGDRKYFSSTKELLEAAAKVNIDGEIKSLKDKEIALNATLRELENRLNIAQKMKGLDCDLSVFRSAHISSFIASGGEADIKSAVKGAIDDVIVRDIDGAYLVAVRVNRETELARLANEKGISLVAIPEMSGTPSEFIERTDAEVHSLKGELEAVSKRLAEIADMHFATIAQIREQLDIEAKKYDVSEKLAGTVDAFALEGWIPARYYGMLGEMLDSLTSGNVILSKVQTNEEPPTLFRNPRSIRLFEFFIRFYSLPREYEIDPTLVFAFVFPLFFGLMVGDWGYGLAILLISLFIIHRLDHPVAHSHIPGFLSRFVLMIMGPNALKTLAKALIPSSIIAIVIGLLFNEFFGFQVLPFTVFAVEPGLAKLLLISGYIGLLLVSFGLVLGAVNEHTVGHRKGIAAKAGWLAFAWGIAVFGLNLLHRVPMNLANPSVSVPIALIIGGVVTVLAMEGTMGGMEIPSIISHILSYTRIVGILLASVILASVINIALRAFASDPLLIPVGIFIVIVGQVFNLIIAVFESGIQGARLLYVEFFSKFYKGNGRYFRPFSSPRNYTIKQFDLDMKAGK; the protein is encoded by the coding sequence ATGCTGCTGCGGTCGGAGAAGATAATCAGGGTCAGGGTTATAGGCTCCAACGGCTGCAGAAAGACCGTGATTTCAGCGCTGCATGATGTTGGCGTCATGCAGCTTGAGGAACTGAGCGGCGAAGCGGCCGAAATGCTGCAGAAGAGAGTCACAGCCGAGAATGTTGAAGCGCTGAACAGGGAGATGCTCAGGTTCAGGGGAATGGAGGCAGTCCTGCCACGCCGCAGGGTAGGCGACAGGAAATATTTCAGCTCCACAAAGGAGCTGCTGGAAGCAGCGGCGAAGGTGAACATAGACGGCGAAATAAAGTCCCTGAAGGATAAGGAGATTGCCCTGAACGCCACATTGAGAGAACTTGAGAACAGACTGAACATAGCTCAGAAGATGAAGGGACTGGACTGCGATCTGTCGGTGTTCAGATCTGCACACATCTCGTCGTTCATAGCATCCGGCGGTGAAGCAGACATAAAGAGCGCCGTGAAGGGCGCAATCGACGATGTCATTGTGAGGGACATTGACGGTGCGTACCTCGTCGCAGTCCGTGTCAACAGGGAAACAGAACTCGCGCGTCTCGCGAATGAGAAGGGCATAAGCCTGGTGGCTATACCGGAAATGAGCGGAACGCCCTCCGAATTCATCGAAAGGACAGATGCCGAAGTGCATTCCCTGAAGGGCGAGCTGGAGGCCGTTTCAAAGAGGCTAGCAGAGATCGCGGACATGCATTTCGCGACAATAGCGCAGATCAGGGAGCAGCTGGACATCGAGGCGAAAAAATACGATGTGTCGGAGAAGCTGGCCGGCACGGTGGACGCTTTTGCACTCGAGGGGTGGATTCCGGCACGCTACTACGGCATGCTCGGTGAAATGCTTGACAGCCTGACATCCGGCAACGTCATACTGTCCAAAGTGCAAACGAACGAGGAACCACCGACACTTTTCCGCAATCCGCGCAGCATCAGGCTGTTTGAATTTTTCATCCGTTTCTACTCACTTCCCAGAGAGTATGAAATCGACCCTACGCTTGTTTTTGCATTTGTATTCCCGCTCTTCTTCGGACTGATGGTCGGCGACTGGGGGTACGGACTTGCAATACTGCTGATTTCGCTGTTCATAATTCACAGGCTTGACCATCCTGTGGCGCACAGCCACATACCCGGGTTTCTGAGCCGGTTCGTGCTCATGATCATGGGACCAAATGCCCTCAAGACGCTTGCGAAGGCACTTATTCCGTCCTCCATTATTGCAATAGTCATCGGTCTGCTCTTCAACGAGTTTTTCGGATTTCAGGTCCTGCCGTTCACCGTATTTGCCGTTGAGCCGGGACTGGCAAAACTGCTGCTGATTTCCGGATACATCGGTCTGCTGCTCGTCTCATTTGGTCTTGTGCTCGGCGCCGTCAATGAGCACACTGTGGGCCACAGGAAGGGTATCGCAGCCAAGGCCGGCTGGCTCGCATTCGCGTGGGGCATTGCCGTGTTCGGACTCAACCTTCTGCACCGCGTTCCGATGAACCTGGCCAATCCCTCAGTCTCGGTGCCGATAGCGCTCATTATTGGCGGTGTTGTGACGGTGCTTGCGATGGAGGGAACGATGGGCGGGATGGAGATTCCGTCAATAATCAGCCACATTCTATCGTACACAAGGATTGTCGGCATACTCCTTGCCTCCGTCATACTCGCGAGCGTCATCAACATAGCGCTGAGGGCTTTCGCATCCGATCCGCTGCTCATACCCGTAGGCATCTTCATCGTGATCGTGGGACAGGTTTTCAATCTCATCATAGCAGTTTTCGAGTCCGGGATACAGGGCGCAAGGCTTCTCTATGTGGAATTCTTTTCAAAATTCTACAAAGGGAACGGAAGATACTTCAGGCC